CCCACATTTTGACCTGTGAATACATTCAAAGGTGGGAGCTGGCTTGCCTGCGATGCAGGCGACTCGGTCTCAGCACTCAACCGCACTCACCGCCAACCCACCCCGCGAGGTTTCTTTGTACTTGTCATGCATGTCCGCGCCGGTATCGCGCATGGTACGGATCACGCGGTCCAGGGAGATAAAGTGCTGGCCGTCGCCACGCAGGGCCATTTGCGCCGCGTTGATCGCTTTCACTGCCGCAATCGCGTTGCGCTCGATGCACGGCACTTGCACCAGCCCGCCCACCGGGTCGCAGGTCAGGCCGAGGTTGTGTTCCAGGCCGATTTCGGCGGCGTTGCACACCTGCTCCGGCGTGGCGCCGAGAATCTCGGCCAACCCGGCGGCGGCCATGGCGCAGGCCGAACCCACCTCACCCTGGCAGCCGACTTCGGCGCCGGAAATTGACGCGTTCTTTTTGCACAGAATGCCCACCGCCGCCGCGCCGAGCAGGTAGTCGACGACGTTGGCTTCAGTGACCTCTTCGCTGAACTTCATAAAGTAGTGCAGCACCGCCGGGATGATGCCTGCCGCGCCATTGGTGGGCGCGGTGACCATGCGCCCACCGGCGGCGTTTTCTTCATTCACCGCCAGGGCGAACAGGTTGACCCATTCCATGGCGCTCAAGGTCGAACCGATCACATTGGGCTTGTTCAACTCCTGCAAGCTGCGATGCAACTTGGCAGCGCGGCGACGCACATTGAGCCCGCCCGGCAGGATGCCTTCGTGCTTGAGGCCCTGCTCCACGCAATCCTGCATGGCGCGCCACAGCTTCATCAGGCCGCTGCGGATTTCCTCTTCGCTGCGCCAGGTCTTTTCATTCGCCAGCATCAATTCGGCGACGCGCAGGTTGTGGGTCTTGCACAGCTGCAACAGCTCTACCGCGCTGGAAAAATCATACGGCAGTTCGGTGCGGTCCATATCGGCCACGCCGCTTTGCGCCTGGGCTTGATCCACGACAAAACCGCCACCCACCGAATAGTAAGTGTCGCGGTGCAGCTCGCCGTTATCGCCGAACACGACAAGGGTCATGGCGTTGGGGTGAAACGGCAGGTTTTCGTCGAGCAGGCGCATGTCGCGCGCCCAGATGAATGGCACCGGCAAACGGCCGTCGAGCAGCAGGGTGTCGGTCTCGCGCAGGGTGTGAATACGCAGGCCGATTTGCGAGGGGTCGATTGCGTCGGGCCACTCGCCCATCAGGCCCATGATGGTGGCGGTGTCGCTGCCGTGGCCGATGCCGGTGGCCGACAAAGAGCCGTACAGCTGAACTTCGACGCGCCTGACTTGTTCCAACCATTCACGTTCACGTAATGCCTGGACGAACAACGCCGCGGCGCGCATGGGGCCGACGGTGTGAGAACTAGAAGGCCCGATGCCGATCTTGAACAGGTCGAAAACGCTGATAGCCATTGCGGTAGAACTCCTCGATAAGCACGGCCAGGCTTGAACGAGGTGCTACGCTCAGATCGCCCAGATGGCGGCATCATCAAGCTTTTATCCGCCCTCACGGCGTCTCACACCGACGCATCCATGCTCACCAGCGTCGCTCCTGTGCGATCAAGCGTTTTGGCCGTTTTTAGCGGTGCAGATCGGTAAAAACAGCGGTTTTGCCTTTGGAAAAATCTGTAAGCGACGTCACCGACACTGGATACGACCATCCCTGTACTGGATACGACGCACCCTGTAGGCGTCAGATTTTCACTGGTACATGATCAGTCTCGACTCGTTTGCAAGGCACCGCGCCGCCGCTTTGTCGCACGCCCCAACCGCAACACTTATAAAGCGCGGCGAATGCCGCCAGAAAAAAGACACAGGAGTCTACCCCGATGAAAGGTTCACCCTCGTTGTTGTTGGCCGCCATGCTGAGTCTGCCAGTCCTGGCAAACGCTGCAGAACCGGAACAGTGCAAGACCGTTAACTTCTCCGATGTCGGCTGGACCGACATCACCGTCACTACCGCAACCACCAGCGAAGTCCTCAAGGGCCTCGGCTACAAGCCACGCACCACGATGATCTCGGTGCCGGTGACGTACAAGTCGCTGGCCGACGGCAAGAACATGGACATCTTCCTCGGCAACTGGATGCCGACCATGGAGAACGACATCAAGCAGTACCGTGATGCCGGCACCGTGGAAACCGTGCGCGCCAACCTGGAAAACGCCAAGTACACCCTGGCCGTCCCGGAAGCGCTGTACAACAAGGGCCTGAAAGACTTCGCCGACATCGTCAAATTCAAGGATGAACTGGGCGGCAAGATCTACGGCATCGAGCCGGGCAACGACGGCAACCGCACCATCCAGACCCTCATCGACAAAGACGCCTTCGGCCTGAAAACCGCAGGTTTCAAAGTGGTCGAGTCCAGCGAAGCCGGGATGCTCTCGCAGGTGGAACGCGCCACCAAACGCGACCAGGCCATCGTGTTCCTCGGCTGGGAACCGCACCCGATGAACACCCGCTTCAAGATGAAGTACCTGACCGGTGGTGACGACTCGTTCGGCCCCAACTACGGCCAGGCCACCATCTACACCAACGTTCGCAAGGGCTACACCCAGGAATGCAGCAACGTGGGTCAGTTGCTGAAAAACCTGTCGTTCACCTTGAACATGGAAAGCACCCTGATGGGCAACGTCCTGGACGACAAGATGAAGCCCGACGCCGCGGCGAAAGCCTGGCTGAAGAAGAACCCGCAAGTGCTCGACACCTGGCTGGCCGGTGTGACCACCGTCGATGGCAAACCAGGGTTGGAGGCCGTCAAGGAATACCTCGCTAAGTAAGTGCTGACCCCAGGCCGGTGCGCTGGCCTGGGATGTTTTCCCCTTCGCATGTGGACATTCACTACCATGCTGACTGAACAGAAAATCCCACTAGGCCAGTACATCGCTGCCTTCGTCGAATGGTTGACCAAACACGGTGCCAACTATTTCGACGCAATCGCATCGACCCTGGAAACGATGATCCACGGCGTGACGTTTGCGCTGACCTGGTTCAATCCGCTGGCATTGATCGGTCTGATTGCGCTACTCGCTCACTTTATTCAACGCAAATGGGGCCTGACTGTTTTTGTCATCGCCTCCTTCCTGCTAATCCTCAACCTGGGGTACTGGCAGGAAACCATGGAAACCCTCGCGCAGGTGTTGTTCGCCACCCTGGTCTGCGTGGTCATCGGCGTGCCGCTGGGCATTGTTGCCGCGCACAAACCGATGTTCTACACCCTGATGCGGCCGGTGCTCGATCTGATGCAGACCGTACCGACCTTCGTCTACCTCATCCCTACCCTGACCCTCTTCGGGCTGGGTGTGGTGCCTGGGCTGATCTCCACGGTGGTGTTCGCGATTGCCGCGCCCATCCGCCTGACTTACCTGGGTATCCGTGATGTGCCGCAAGAGTTGATGGACGCCGGCAAGGCCTTTGGCTGCTCGCGCCGTCAGTTGCTCTCGCGGATTGAACTGCCCCACGCCATGCCGAGCATTGCCGCCGGCATTACCCAATGCATCATGCTGTCGTTGTCGATGGTGGTGATCGCGGCCCTGGTGGGCGCCGACGGCCTCGGCAAGCCGGTGGTCAACGCGCTGAACACCGCTGACATCGCCTTGGGCTTTGAAGCTGGCCTGGCAATCGTGTTGCT
The sequence above is a segment of the Pseudomonas sp. R76 genome. Coding sequences within it:
- a CDS encoding L-serine ammonia-lyase, which encodes MAISVFDLFKIGIGPSSSHTVGPMRAAALFVQALREREWLEQVRRVEVQLYGSLSATGIGHGSDTATIMGLMGEWPDAIDPSQIGLRIHTLRETDTLLLDGRLPVPFIWARDMRLLDENLPFHPNAMTLVVFGDNGELHRDTYYSVGGGFVVDQAQAQSGVADMDRTELPYDFSSAVELLQLCKTHNLRVAELMLANEKTWRSEEEIRSGLMKLWRAMQDCVEQGLKHEGILPGGLNVRRRAAKLHRSLQELNKPNVIGSTLSAMEWVNLFALAVNEENAAGGRMVTAPTNGAAGIIPAVLHYFMKFSEEVTEANVVDYLLGAAAVGILCKKNASISGAEVGCQGEVGSACAMAAAGLAEILGATPEQVCNAAEIGLEHNLGLTCDPVGGLVQVPCIERNAIAAVKAINAAQMALRGDGQHFISLDRVIRTMRDTGADMHDKYKETSRGGLAVSAVEC
- a CDS encoding choline ABC transporter substrate-binding protein, with translation MKGSPSLLLAAMLSLPVLANAAEPEQCKTVNFSDVGWTDITVTTATTSEVLKGLGYKPRTTMISVPVTYKSLADGKNMDIFLGNWMPTMENDIKQYRDAGTVETVRANLENAKYTLAVPEALYNKGLKDFADIVKFKDELGGKIYGIEPGNDGNRTIQTLIDKDAFGLKTAGFKVVESSEAGMLSQVERATKRDQAIVFLGWEPHPMNTRFKMKYLTGGDDSFGPNYGQATIYTNVRKGYTQECSNVGQLLKNLSFTLNMESTLMGNVLDDKMKPDAAAKAWLKKNPQVLDTWLAGVTTVDGKPGLEAVKEYLAK
- the choW gene encoding choline ABC transporter permease subunit; its protein translation is MLTEQKIPLGQYIAAFVEWLTKHGANYFDAIASTLETMIHGVTFALTWFNPLALIGLIALLAHFIQRKWGLTVFVIASFLLILNLGYWQETMETLAQVLFATLVCVVIGVPLGIVAAHKPMFYTLMRPVLDLMQTVPTFVYLIPTLTLFGLGVVPGLISTVVFAIAAPIRLTYLGIRDVPQELMDAGKAFGCSRRQLLSRIELPHAMPSIAAGITQCIMLSLSMVVIAALVGADGLGKPVVNALNTADIALGFEAGLAIVLLAIMLDRICKQPDAKVGGDA